The following nucleotide sequence is from Melioribacteraceae bacterium.
ATCAAATTTTAATTTCGGAATCGATCTATCAACCCGGTGGGGTAGATTATGTAAGCGGTACTTATACATCCTTTGGAAATGACGGTAATCACTTTAACGGCTCAATAAATGACGGTACAAATACCGCTGTTGGTTCTGAAGTTGCAAATGCGCTTTATATTGCTTCAGATCATCTTCCTGTATATGCTGTTTTTGATTTTGGTATTTCAACCGGAGTTGATGATCCAGAGAATTCTGAACTAAATTTTGAATTATCTCAAAACTACCCTAATCCGTTTAATCCATCTACAAAAATTTCTTACTCACTTTCTGAAAACAGTAATGTAATTATAAAAATTTATGACATACTCGGAAAACAGATCGTTGAATTAGTAAATGAAATAAAATTAGCTGGCACATATACAACTGAATGGAATGCATCGGATTATTCCTCGGGTATATACTTCTACTCTATCGAAGCCTCATCCATCAGTAGTGGTAAATATTTTTCAAATACAAAAAAAATGATGTTGGTTAAATAAACGATACTTATAAACAAAAAATGGAGGCAGCTTGATCAAGAAGTTATCCTACCTACTTATGCTACTTTTTATTGCATCGGTAACGTACTCACAAGTATTCATATCCGAGTACCTTGAAGGAAGCAGCAATAATAAAGCGGTAGAAATTTTTAACGGCGGAACAACTGCGGTTGATCTTTCAAACTACAGATTCGTCAGAGCAAACAATGGTAGTCCAACATTACAGGACTCACTTGTACTTGCCGGAACCTTAAATCCGGGTGATGTGTATGTGTTGGCTAATGCGAGTGCGATAACAGCAATTTTAGATTCTGCAGATACTACAGGATCAATAGCCTTTTTCAATGGAGATGATTATGTAGGTCTTCAGGAAAACCAAGGCGGGAATTGGGTAACGATAGACGCAGTTGGTAAGTTAGGTGAAGATCCGGGAACGGCTTGGCCGGTTGCAGGTATCGCAAATGCGACTGCCGAGCACACTCTTGTGCGTAAATCGTCAGTTAATCAAGGAAATACAAATTGGACTGCATCGGCAGGTACTGATTCGACTAGTTCAGAGTGGTTAGTTTATCCACAAAATGATGTTAGCTATATCGGTTGGCACACCATGAATCCTCCAACAAGTTATCCGAATATATTCTTTTCTGAATATATTGAGGGTGGATCAAACCGCAAAGCATTAGAGATTTACAACCCTGATACGGATTCAGTAGATCTTGCCAGTATTCAAATTGCTCAAGCAACCAATGGTGGCGGTTGGCAGTTTTATCATGTATTTCCAGCAGGAGCAAAAATAGCTCCCGGAGATGTGTGGGTGATTGTAGCAGCCGATGATTATTCTTCGGTTAGTTATGATACAACTGATGCAGATGAAGTTTTACCTTATCCAAGTGTAGTCCATCATAATGGTGATGATGCCAGAGCTTTGATTTATATTGATGGTGTTGATACAACTTTTATTGATATAATTGGTACACCGGATAGCGATCCGGGTAGCGGTTGGACAGTTGCCGGAATAGCCAATGCGACACAAAATCATACACTTGTTAGAAAAGCTGCGGTTACAGTTGGAAATACAGATTGGACAGCTTCAGCCGGAACTGATACTTCGGATTCTGAATGGATTGTTTATAATCAAGATATTTTTACTTATTTAGGCATTCATCCGGGTGCAGTACAATTACCTGATCCAGAGCCAAGTGAACATGTAACTAATTTATCTTCCACTGCCGGTGAAAATAATATAGAATTGGCTTGGACAGATGCTGGCGGAGCTCAACTTCCTGCAGGTTATTTAATTCTTATCAATACAACCGGAACATTTACCGATCCGATAGATGGCACTCCGGTTGCGGATGATAATGATTATTCTGATAATGCAGGTGCTCAAAATGTTGCACAGGGAGTACAGATGTTTAACTTTACAGGTCTTACTCCTGAAACGGAATACTTCTTCCAAATTTACCCTTACTCAAACAGTGATGTAGAAATAGATTATAAAACAGATGGATCTGTACCGGCAATTGCAGATACAACCTTAGAGGATGTGGTCCAAGTTGTCCCGAATATATTTTTCTCGGAGTATATAGAAGGCGGTTCAAACCGCAAAGCTTTGGAAATTTTTAATATTTCATCTGAAGTTGTAAGCCTAGCTAATGTTCAGATAGCTCAATCGGTAAACGGTGGTGGCTGGCAGTATTATCATTCATTCCCGTCTGGTGCTTCAATCAATCCAGGTGGTGTTTGGGTAATTATTACTAATGATGATTTTACAGGTTATTTTGATGCTGCAACTGCAAATGAAATATTACCATTCCCAAGTGTAGTTCATTTTAATGGTGACGATGCAAGAGCGCTTATATTTATTGATGGTCCTGATACAACTTTTATTGATGTGATTGGTGTGGCAACTCAGGATCCTGGCAGTGGTTGGGCTGTTGCTGGCGTATCTAACGCAACTCAAAACCATACTCTTGTCAGAAAATCATTCATTGAGCAAGGCAATACTAGTTGGTCATCATCTGCCGGAACAAATTCATCTAATTCTGAATGGATTGTTTATGATCAAGATGTATTTGATCACTTGGGAATTCATGCATATGCGGAAGCTCCTGATATGCCACCGGTGGTATCTGACGTGTTCAGGGATAATTATGTGCCATATGAAGATGAACCAGTAACCATAACTGCAATGGTAACAGACGATAATAATATTTTAAGCAGTATAATATTGTATTACAGCGTAAATGGAGTTGCTACTGCAAAAGAAAATATTATTCAAACCGAGATTCCTATGACTGCAATTGGTAACAATTATTATTCAGCCACTATTTCAGCAGATGTTTATGCTGACGGTGATTATGTTGAATATTACATTGTTGCAATCGATGAACCAGTAAAAGGACAAAAAGATACAAGTGCTACAGGTTCATTCTTTGTCGGAATTACAGATATTAGAGATGTTAAAGTAGCTGACAATAATGTTCGTCCGCAATATCTTGGTGTTGGAGTAAGAATTATTGGAACTGCAACAGTTCCAACCGGAACTTTCCATCCAACGAGATTTGAAGCTTATATACAAGATTCAACGGCCGGTATCGGTTTATTTAATTCTGCACTAACTACTCCTATTGTAACCGGTAAACGTTATGTGATAGTTGGTAGATTAGATTTCTACAATGGATTGATGCAAATATCTCCACAAACAGAATCAGATATACTTGATTTAGGAAGTGTGGGACAAGTTGAGCCGTCTGTTGTAACAATTGGTGAAATTCTAGCAGATCCGGAATATTATGAAGGTATGCTAATAAGATTGAACGGAGTGTCTTTAGATGCAAGCACTCCATGGCAATGCTCAGGTTCCGGAGCTAATTTAACATTCACGTCCAACGGAGAGCAAATAACAGTAAGAATAGATGCTGACACAGATATATGCGGTGCAGAGGAACCAACTTGGCCGGTAGACTTACTAGGCGTAGTAGGCCAGTTTGATCCAAGTTCACCCTACAGTGAAGGATATCAAGTACTGCCAAGATCATTAGATGATTTCTTAACACCAACCGATGTTGATGAGGAAGAAATTCCACTTACATATGGATTAGAACAAAACTATCCGAATCCATTTAATCCAAGTACAACTATCAAGTTCTCAATACCAGAACAAGGATTGGTTACCTTAAAAGTATATAATCTGCTAGGTGAAGAAGTCATAACATTAATTAACAATCAATTAGAAGCAGCATACCACGAAGTGAAATTTGATGCTTC
It contains:
- a CDS encoding lamin tail domain-containing protein, whose amino-acid sequence is MIKKLSYLLMLLFIASVTYSQVFISEYLEGSSNNKAVEIFNGGTTAVDLSNYRFVRANNGSPTLQDSLVLAGTLNPGDVYVLANASAITAILDSADTTGSIAFFNGDDYVGLQENQGGNWVTIDAVGKLGEDPGTAWPVAGIANATAEHTLVRKSSVNQGNTNWTASAGTDSTSSEWLVYPQNDVSYIGWHTMNPPTSYPNIFFSEYIEGGSNRKALEIYNPDTDSVDLASIQIAQATNGGGWQFYHVFPAGAKIAPGDVWVIVAADDYSSVSYDTTDADEVLPYPSVVHHNGDDARALIYIDGVDTTFIDIIGTPDSDPGSGWTVAGIANATQNHTLVRKAAVTVGNTDWTASAGTDTSDSEWIVYNQDIFTYLGIHPGAVQLPDPEPSEHVTNLSSTAGENNIELAWTDAGGAQLPAGYLILINTTGTFTDPIDGTPVADDNDYSDNAGAQNVAQGVQMFNFTGLTPETEYFFQIYPYSNSDVEIDYKTDGSVPAIADTTLEDVVQVVPNIFFSEYIEGGSNRKALEIFNISSEVVSLANVQIAQSVNGGGWQYYHSFPSGASINPGGVWVIITNDDFTGYFDAATANEILPFPSVVHFNGDDARALIFIDGPDTTFIDVIGVATQDPGSGWAVAGVSNATQNHTLVRKSFIEQGNTSWSSSAGTNSSNSEWIVYDQDVFDHLGIHAYAEAPDMPPVVSDVFRDNYVPYEDEPVTITAMVTDDNNILSSIILYYSVNGVATAKENIIQTEIPMTAIGNNYYSATISADVYADGDYVEYYIVAIDEPVKGQKDTSATGSFFVGITDIRDVKVADNNVRPQYLGVGVRIIGTATVPTGTFHPTRFEAYIQDSTAGIGLFNSALTTPIVTGKRYVIVGRLDFYNGLMQISPQTESDILDLGSVGQVEPSVVTIGEILADPEYYEGMLIRLNGVSLDASTPWQCSGSGANLTFTSNGEQITVRIDADTDICGAEEPTWPVDLLGVVGQFDPSSPYSEGYQVLPRSLDDFLTPTDVDEEEIPLTYGLEQNYPNPFNPSTTIKFSIPEQGLVTLKVYNLLGEEVITLINNQLEAAYHEVKFDASQLGSGVYFYRITSGDFVSTKKMLLIK